TCTTGGGTGCTTCGGCAGTCATGCCGCGCATAATCGAGTCAACTTCAGTATCGCCGAGCGGCATCGGCTTGTTGCCGGACCCGACGAAGCTGGTGACGCCAGGGGTGTTGCGAACGACGTGCCATGACTCATCGTCCATGACCATCTTCACCAGCACATAACCGGGGAAGACCTTCCGCTGCACAGTCTGGCGTTGGCCAGCCTTGATCTCAATCTCATCCTGAGTCGGGACGACGACCTCGAAGATGCGATCGGCAACGTCCATTGACTCGATGCGATGCAGCAGATTCTGGCGCACCTTGTTCTCATAGCCAGAGTAGGTGTGAATCACAAACCACTGGCCTTGCGAACCCGTCTCTTCGGCTCGTTGTGCGTCTCTGGCTTGCGCCAGGCGCTCGCGAATCGACCGTGCCACCGTTCCTCGTCTCCCGTTC
The Thermomicrobiales bacterium genome window above contains:
- the nusG gene encoding transcription termination/antitermination protein NusG, coding for MAQARDAQRAEETGSQGQWFVIHTYSGYENKVRQNLLHRIESMDVADRIFEVVVPTQDEIEIKAGQRQTVQRKVFPGYVLVKMVMDDESWHVVRNTPGVTSFVGSGNKPMPLGDTEVDSIMRGMTAEAPKIKVSLSVGDTVRIMDGPFADFRGAIDEINQEKGKIKVLVSFFGREVPVELDFLQVEREV